Part of the Brassica oleracea var. oleracea cultivar TO1000 unplaced genomic scaffold, BOL UnpScaffold06767, whole genome shotgun sequence genome is shown below.
TTAAACTagtttaacaaacaaaaataattacgGCGTGGGCTCTGTATTCTTCCTATCTTCAACGTTCAAGCTGCCAGTGAGTGCATCAGCATACTTATCGTCCTCCTTGGGAAACAATATCCTTGTTTCTGGAGAAAGCTTAGTGCGAAGGTATCTTGGATCTGCAGCATCTTGTCCACCCTACATGTCCACAATCATGTTCAGAGACAAGCGTATAGATCAACAAGGAGATGAATAACTTGTTCTATTGGCTATACATACCGCAATCCGTGTACCAAATTGACCAAGAGATTGAAGCAATGGCAAGTTGTTACTACCAACATGATGCTGCGCCATCTTGATGATTGTATTGTTGAGGGCTTTTTCACTGTGATAATAATCACAGTGCGTCAATACAAGAGCAGAGACTTGGGAGACCTTGATGTCCTCGTTGGAACTCCTCTTAAGCAAGCAATGAAGTATCTTTCTCTGTCCGGGTTTGAGACCATCAAGCATTGAGGGTACTGACCGTTTCATATTAGCCATGAAGAATGATGCAAGGTCTTTTTCAATGAAATCTGTGAACGTAATTTGCCTTGCTTCAGTCTCGTGATGA
Proteins encoded:
- the LOC106322106 gene encoding DNA topoisomerase 2-like translates to MANMKRSVPSMLDGLKPGQRKILHCLLKRSSNEDIKVSQVSALVLTHCDYYHSEKALNNTIIKMAQHHVGSNNLPLLQSLGQFGTRIAGGQDAADPRYLRTKLSPETRILFPKEDDKYADALTGSLNVEDRKNTEPTPYYPIVPMVLVNGCRGIAS